Proteins from a genomic interval of Kaistia defluvii:
- a CDS encoding RNA polymerase sigma factor gives MAGGRVEQAVRESYGRLVAILSARGRDIGAAEDALADAILAALEQWPDRGIPDRPEAWLLAVARRRWIDRARRATTDEALSRSLALLTDIAGEIDLAAPNFPDERLKLLFVCAHPAIDPSIHAALMLQSVLGLNAARIAAAFVVSPDAMGRRLTRAKIKIRDAGIGFELPDRRELAGRLEPVLDAIYAAYGHGWDSPADDSQRHDLAAEAVWLGRTLVELMPQEPEALGLLALMLHLEARSPARRGTDGAYVPLSEQDPSLWSHARLAEAEATLARAGALGRPGRYQLEAAIQSAHAGRRLTGEPDRSTIAGLYDRLHRTSPRLGVAVGRAAAMAEAHGVEAGLRCLAELDSGRVEAYQPFWAVRADLLARANARGGAIEAYDRAIALATDAAVRSYLTERRARLLS, from the coding sequence ATGGCGGGAGGTCGCGTCGAGCAGGCGGTTCGCGAGAGCTATGGCCGGCTCGTCGCCATCCTCTCTGCGCGGGGTCGCGATATCGGGGCGGCCGAGGACGCGCTTGCTGATGCGATCCTCGCCGCCTTGGAGCAATGGCCGGATCGGGGCATCCCGGATCGTCCCGAGGCGTGGCTGCTTGCCGTTGCACGGCGCCGGTGGATCGACCGCGCGCGACGCGCAACGACCGATGAAGCGTTGTCGCGCTCGCTCGCGCTGCTGACCGATATCGCCGGCGAGATCGATCTGGCGGCGCCGAACTTTCCCGACGAGCGGCTGAAGCTGCTTTTCGTCTGCGCCCATCCGGCGATCGATCCCTCCATCCACGCCGCGCTCATGCTGCAGAGCGTGCTCGGGCTCAACGCGGCGCGCATCGCCGCCGCCTTCGTCGTGTCGCCGGACGCGATGGGGCGCCGGCTGACGCGCGCCAAGATCAAGATCCGCGACGCCGGTATTGGCTTCGAATTGCCAGACCGGCGCGAACTCGCCGGCCGGCTGGAGCCCGTGCTCGACGCCATCTATGCCGCCTATGGCCATGGCTGGGACAGCCCGGCGGATGACAGCCAGCGGCATGACCTCGCGGCCGAGGCAGTCTGGCTGGGTCGGACCCTGGTCGAGCTAATGCCGCAGGAGCCGGAGGCGCTGGGCCTGCTCGCCCTGATGCTGCATCTGGAGGCGCGCTCGCCGGCGCGGCGGGGGACGGACGGCGCCTATGTGCCCCTTTCAGAGCAGGATCCGTCGCTCTGGTCGCACGCCAGGCTGGCCGAGGCAGAGGCAACGCTGGCGCGCGCCGGAGCGCTCGGACGGCCGGGGCGATACCAGCTGGAAGCGGCGATCCAGTCCGCCCATGCCGGCCGCAGACTGACCGGCGAGCCGGATCGCTCCACCATCGCAGGCCTCTATGACCGGCTCCATCGCACGTCGCCGCGACTGGGGGTGGCCGTTGGCCGGGCCGCGGCGATGGCGGAGGCGCATGGTGTCGAGGCCGGGCTTCGATGCCTGGCAGAACTCGACAGCGGCAGGGTTGAAGCCTACCAGCCCTTCTGGGCGGTTCGCGCCGACCTGCTGGCCCGGGCGAATGCGCGCGGCGGGGCGATCGAGGCCTATGACCGTGCCATCGCGCTCGCGACGGATGCCGCCGTTCGATCCTATCTGACCGAACGGCGCGCCCGGCTTCTGTCCTGA
- a CDS encoding YciI family protein produces the protein MQYALLFYENSQQFTTREHDPETIAYWGAWKAYVEDISASGIVRGGEGLLGPDTATSLRIRDGQHQVQDGPFADAKEQLGGFFIIEVDDLDAAIAWAAKAPCAPYGGVEIRPTLTTM, from the coding sequence ATGCAATACGCCCTGCTCTTCTACGAAAACAGCCAGCAGTTCACGACCCGCGAACACGACCCCGAGACCATCGCCTATTGGGGCGCGTGGAAGGCCTATGTCGAGGACATCAGCGCTTCCGGCATCGTTCGCGGCGGCGAGGGCCTGCTCGGCCCGGATACGGCGACATCCCTGCGCATCCGCGACGGGCAGCACCAGGTCCAGGACGGGCCGTTTGCCGACGCCAAGGAGCAGTTGGGCGGATTCTTCATCATCGAAGTCGACGATCTGGACGCGGCCATCGCCTGGGCCGCGAAGGCGCCCTGCGCGCCATATGGCGGCGTGGAGATCCGCCCGACGCTGACCACGATGTAA
- a CDS encoding cytochrome c has translation MRIRTATLAVVAVAALAAAVFWFLTAPQPLDAAVLPDKPGDAAKGERLFWAGGCASCHAAPGASGDNLLKLTGGVAIASPFGTFHAPNISPDKTHGIGNWSALDFVNAMKRGMAPDGSHLYPAFPYTSYQRMTVPDLLDLKAYLDTLPADATANQPHDLPFPFSIRRGIGLWKLLYLDGKTFTPDPAKSEAVNHGAYLVEGPGHCNECHTPRTALGGLDMSRALAGAPDPSGKGKVPDITSGPGGLSDWSVDDIANALDTGFTPDFDSLGGTMAEVVRNMAKLTAEDRQAIGEYLKQVPPAAVAASAAPTP, from the coding sequence GTGCGGATCCGCACCGCCACCCTTGCCGTCGTCGCCGTCGCAGCCCTGGCTGCGGCGGTTTTCTGGTTCCTGACGGCGCCGCAGCCGCTCGACGCCGCCGTGCTGCCCGACAAGCCGGGCGACGCGGCCAAGGGCGAAAGGCTGTTCTGGGCCGGCGGTTGCGCCTCCTGCCATGCCGCCCCGGGCGCCAGCGGCGACAACCTGCTAAAGCTCACCGGCGGCGTGGCGATCGCCTCCCCCTTCGGCACCTTCCATGCGCCCAACATCTCGCCGGACAAGACGCATGGCATTGGCAACTGGAGCGCGCTTGACTTCGTCAACGCCATGAAGCGCGGCATGGCGCCGGATGGCTCGCACCTCTACCCGGCCTTCCCCTACACCTCCTATCAGCGGATGACGGTGCCGGATCTCCTGGATCTCAAGGCCTATCTCGACACGCTGCCGGCGGACGCGACGGCCAACCAGCCGCACGACCTGCCCTTCCCCTTCTCGATCCGCCGCGGCATCGGGCTGTGGAAGCTGCTTTATCTCGACGGCAAGACCTTCACGCCGGACCCGGCCAAGAGCGAGGCCGTCAATCACGGCGCCTATCTCGTCGAGGGACCGGGCCATTGCAACGAATGCCACACGCCGCGCACGGCGCTGGGCGGGCTGGACATGAGCCGCGCGCTCGCCGGGGCGCCCGACCCTTCCGGCAAGGGCAAAGTGCCCGATATCACCTCGGGCCCCGGCGGCCTTTCCGACTGGAGCGTCGATGACATCGCCAACGCGCTCGACACGGGCTTCACGCCGGACTTCGATTCCCTCGGCGGCACGATGGCCGAGGTCGTTCGCAACATGGCGAAGCTGACGGCCGAAGACCGCCAGGCGATCGGCGAATATCTGAAGCAGGTCCCGCCGGCGGCGGTTGCAGCGTCCGCCGCGCCCACGCCCTGA
- a CDS encoding c-type cytochrome, translating into MRFKIILAGLALTLGAAGLAHGADDVIAQRQALMKDNAGAAKTIFQMVQGKTPYDAAAAKAAFEKIAADIKTFPTLFPEGSDQGKTTASPAIWQDKAGFEALAAKMGAAATAGAAAASGGLDAIKASAGEVGASCQSCHEKFRIKKS; encoded by the coding sequence ATGCGATTCAAGATCATACTGGCCGGACTGGCCCTGACGCTGGGAGCCGCGGGCCTCGCCCATGGCGCCGACGACGTCATCGCCCAGCGCCAGGCGCTGATGAAGGACAATGCCGGCGCCGCCAAGACGATCTTCCAGATGGTGCAGGGAAAGACCCCCTACGACGCGGCGGCCGCCAAGGCGGCGTTCGAGAAGATCGCCGCCGACATCAAGACCTTCCCGACCCTGTTCCCCGAAGGTTCGGACCAGGGCAAGACGACGGCCTCGCCCGCCATCTGGCAGGACAAGGCAGGGTTTGAAGCCCTCGCCGCCAAGATGGGCGCCGCCGCCACCGCGGGCGCCGCCGCCGCATCAGGCGGTCTCGACGCCATCAAGGCCTCGGCCGGAGAAGTCGGCGCCAGCTGCCAGAGCTGCCACGAGAAGTTCCGCATCAAGAAATCCTGA
- a CDS encoding superoxide dismutase: protein MAFELPPLPYDYEALGPFMSKETLEYHHDKHHQAYVTNGNNLLKDSGLEGKSLEEIVKESYGKNAGLFNNAGQHYNHLHFWNWMKKDGGGKKLPGKLQAAFDSDLGGYDKFRTDFIAAGTTQFGSGWAWVEVKDGKLAISKTPNGENPLIHGAKPILGVDVWEHSYYIDYRNARPKYLEAFVDSLINWDYVLEQYEKAV from the coding sequence ATGGCTTTCGAACTTCCGCCGCTGCCTTATGATTACGAGGCGCTCGGTCCCTTCATGTCGAAGGAAACTCTCGAGTACCATCACGACAAGCATCACCAGGCTTATGTGACCAACGGCAACAACCTGCTGAAGGACTCGGGTCTCGAGGGCAAGAGCCTGGAAGAGATCGTCAAGGAGAGCTACGGCAAGAACGCCGGCCTCTTCAACAATGCCGGCCAGCACTACAACCATCTCCATTTCTGGAACTGGATGAAGAAGGACGGCGGCGGCAAGAAGCTCCCGGGCAAGCTGCAGGCGGCATTCGATTCCGACCTTGGCGGCTACGACAAGTTCCGTACCGATTTCATCGCCGCCGGCACGACGCAGTTCGGCTCCGGCTGGGCCTGGGTTGAAGTCAAGGACGGCAAGCTCGCCATCTCCAAGACCCCGAACGGCGAGAACCCGCTTATCCACGGCGCGAAGCCGATCCTCGGCGTCGACGTCTGGGAGCATTCCTATTACATCGACTACCGCAACGCCCGCCCGAAGTATCTCGAGGCGTTCGTCGACAGCCTGATCAACTGGGACTACGTCCTGGAGCAGTACGAGAAGGCCGTCTGA
- a CDS encoding S9 family peptidase codes for MNPPLAAKKPVTSAVHGVAISDDYAWLRADNWQEVMRDPSVLAPDIRAYLEQENAYTASQMEDTAGLQAELFAEMRARIKEDDSSVPSPDGDFAYAMRFTEGAEQPLVVRTARDGSGPETILLDGNQMASGRAYFRLGSADHSPNHKRLAFAYDDKGSEYYTLHVRDIESGADLSDAIEATTGGGVWAADSNTLFYTVLDDNHRPCRIYRHIVGTPQSEDVLVFEEKDPGFFLGVGQTQSSRYILIDSHDHETSEVHLLDAEDPTGAHRLVAERVTAEEYSVDHNGDTLYILTNAGGAEDYKIVTAPVASPGRENWVDLVPHNPGTLILGMTVYQDYMVRLERAGGLPRIVVRALASGEEHAIAFDEEAYSLGMGDGYEFDTSILRFTYSSMTTPSRVYDYDMATRERTLRKEEEIPSGHNPADYVTRRVFAKAADGETVPVSLLYHKNTPLDGSAPCLLYGYGAYGITIPASFSISRLSLVDRGFVYAIAHIRGGKDKGFRWYADGRREKKMNTFTDFITAGEYLAQQGFTARGKIVAWGGSAGGMLMGAVANMQPDLFGGIIAEVPFVDVLNTMLDDTLPLTPPEWPEWGNPIESAEDFAVIAAYSPYDNVGAHAYPPILAIGGLTDPRVTYWEPAKWVARLRETKAGDDLLLLKTNMDAGHGGASGRFDRLKETAFSTAFAIKVVASKIIGNG; via the coding sequence GTGAACCCGCCGCTCGCCGCCAAGAAGCCTGTGACCTCCGCCGTCCACGGCGTCGCCATCTCCGATGACTATGCCTGGCTTCGCGCCGACAACTGGCAGGAGGTGATGCGCGATCCGAGCGTGCTCGCGCCCGATATCCGCGCCTATCTGGAGCAGGAGAACGCCTACACCGCCAGCCAGATGGAAGACACCGCCGGCCTGCAGGCTGAGCTGTTCGCCGAGATGCGCGCCCGCATCAAGGAAGACGATTCCTCCGTCCCCTCGCCCGATGGCGACTTCGCCTATGCGATGCGCTTTACCGAAGGCGCCGAACAGCCGCTCGTCGTGCGGACCGCGCGGGACGGCAGCGGGCCGGAAACGATCCTGCTCGACGGCAACCAGATGGCGTCCGGCCGCGCCTATTTCCGGCTCGGCAGCGCCGATCACAGCCCCAACCACAAGCGCCTCGCCTTTGCCTATGACGACAAGGGCTCGGAATATTACACGCTGCATGTGCGCGACATCGAAAGCGGCGCGGATCTCTCCGACGCCATCGAGGCGACGACCGGCGGCGGCGTGTGGGCCGCCGACAGCAACACGCTGTTCTACACCGTGCTCGACGACAACCATCGCCCCTGCCGGATCTATCGCCACATCGTCGGCACGCCGCAGTCCGAGGACGTGCTGGTGTTCGAGGAAAAGGATCCGGGCTTCTTCCTGGGCGTCGGCCAGACCCAGTCGTCGCGCTACATCCTGATCGACAGCCATGACCACGAGACGTCGGAAGTCCATCTGCTCGACGCGGAAGATCCGACCGGCGCCCACCGGCTGGTCGCCGAGCGGGTCACGGCGGAGGAATATTCCGTCGATCACAATGGCGACACGCTCTACATCCTGACCAATGCCGGCGGCGCCGAGGACTACAAGATCGTCACTGCGCCGGTCGCCTCGCCCGGCCGCGAGAACTGGGTCGATCTCGTTCCGCATAATCCCGGCACGCTGATCCTCGGCATGACGGTCTACCAAGACTACATGGTCCGGCTGGAGCGGGCTGGCGGCCTGCCGCGCATCGTCGTCCGGGCGCTCGCCAGCGGCGAAGAGCATGCGATCGCCTTCGACGAGGAAGCCTATTCGCTCGGCATGGGCGACGGCTACGAGTTCGATACCTCGATCCTGCGCTTCACCTATTCGTCGATGACGACGCCGTCGCGCGTCTATGACTACGACATGGCAACCCGCGAGCGGACGCTGCGCAAGGAGGAGGAGATCCCCTCCGGCCACAACCCGGCCGACTATGTGACGCGCCGGGTCTTCGCCAAGGCGGCCGATGGCGAGACCGTGCCGGTGTCGCTGCTCTACCATAAGAACACGCCGCTCGACGGCAGCGCGCCCTGCCTGCTCTACGGCTATGGCGCCTATGGCATCACCATTCCCGCCTCCTTCTCGATCTCGCGGCTGTCGCTGGTCGATCGCGGCTTCGTCTACGCCATCGCCCATATCCGCGGCGGCAAGGACAAGGGCTTCCGCTGGTATGCGGATGGCCGGCGCGAGAAGAAGATGAACACGTTCACCGATTTCATCACCGCCGGCGAGTATCTGGCGCAGCAGGGCTTTACCGCGCGCGGCAAGATCGTCGCGTGGGGTGGCTCGGCCGGCGGCATGCTGATGGGCGCCGTCGCCAACATGCAGCCGGACCTATTCGGCGGCATCATCGCCGAAGTCCCCTTCGTCGACGTGCTCAACACCATGCTGGACGACACGCTGCCGCTCACCCCGCCGGAATGGCCGGAATGGGGCAATCCAATCGAGAGCGCCGAGGATTTCGCCGTGATCGCCGCCTATTCGCCCTATGACAATGTCGGCGCCCACGCCTATCCGCCGATTCTGGCGATCGGCGGGCTGACCGACCCGCGCGTCACCTATTGGGAACCGGCGAAGTGGGTCGCCAGGCTGCGCGAGACCAAGGCCGGCGACGATCTGCTGCTGCTCAAGACCAACATGGATGCGGGCCATGGCGGCGCCTCCGGCCGGTTCGACCGGCTGAAGGAGACGGCCTTCTCGACCGCCTTCGCCATCAAGGTCGTCGCCAGCAAGATCATCGGCAACGGCTGA
- the msrB gene encoding peptide-methionine (R)-S-oxide reductase MsrB, producing the protein MSTTDRPDTAIRKIEKTDAEWRAELTPEQYAVTRQQATERPGTGPYLHEKRAGTYTCVACGAPLFRSETKYESGSGWPSFFAAVDDTAVGEVTDRSHGMVRTEIVCASCESHLGHLFPDGPNPTGLRYCTNGTALKLKPDDGQE; encoded by the coding sequence ATGTCCACCACCGATCGCCCCGACACCGCCATCAGGAAGATCGAAAAGACGGATGCCGAGTGGCGGGCAGAACTGACGCCCGAGCAATATGCCGTCACCCGCCAGCAGGCGACCGAGCGCCCCGGCACGGGTCCGTACCTGCATGAGAAGCGCGCCGGAACCTATACCTGCGTTGCCTGCGGCGCGCCGCTGTTCCGCTCCGAGACGAAGTATGAATCGGGCAGCGGCTGGCCGAGCTTCTTCGCCGCCGTCGACGATACGGCGGTGGGCGAGGTCACGGATCGCTCGCATGGCATGGTGCGGACCGAGATCGTCTGCGCCAGTTGCGAGTCGCATCTCGGCCATCTGTTTCCCGATGGCCCCAACCCGACCGGCCTGCGCTATTGCACCAACGGCACGGCGCTGAAGCTGAAGCCGGACGACGGCCAGGAATAG
- a CDS encoding Na+/H+ antiporter subunit E → MLRTASLALFLFAFWLLLSGHYTPWLVGAGLVISILLALAGRRLGFADEEGHPVGRLLAGLLYWPWLAREIVKSSLSVTRIILDPKLPISPQLFHTKVSTRTPVGIATYANSITLTPGTITAGVDREQGRFLVHALTKAGADDVEAGEMDRRVRRFEGGAE, encoded by the coding sequence ATGCTGCGTACCGCTAGTCTTGCTCTATTTCTGTTCGCCTTCTGGCTGCTTTTGTCCGGGCATTACACGCCTTGGCTGGTGGGGGCAGGGCTCGTCATATCGATCCTGCTGGCCTTGGCAGGGCGGCGGCTCGGCTTTGCCGACGAGGAGGGCCATCCAGTCGGCCGGTTGCTTGCCGGATTGCTGTATTGGCCATGGTTGGCGCGCGAGATCGTCAAGTCCTCGCTGTCGGTGACCCGGATCATCCTCGATCCGAAATTGCCGATCTCGCCGCAGCTTTTCCACACCAAGGTGTCGACGCGCACGCCGGTCGGGATCGCGACCTACGCCAATTCGATCACGCTGACGCCCGGCACGATCACGGCCGGGGTCGATCGCGAACAGGGACGCTTCCTCGTCCACGCCCTGACCAAGGCGGGTGCGGACGATGTCGAGGCGGGCGAGATGGACCGCCGCGTGCGACGGTTCGAGGGAGGCGCGGAATGA
- a CDS encoding monovalent cation/H+ antiporter complex subunit F, translating into MIAAALLAVLVAMALVVVRALRGPSTFDRLLAANSIGNGAILVLALFGFLTGRPEFLDLGLTYALLNYVGIFAVLKFFRHGSLGAEAEADRT; encoded by the coding sequence ATGATCGCCGCGGCGCTTCTTGCCGTGCTCGTCGCCATGGCGCTGGTCGTGGTGCGCGCGCTGCGCGGGCCCAGCACCTTCGACCGGCTGCTCGCCGCCAACTCGATCGGCAATGGCGCGATCCTCGTGCTCGCCTTATTCGGCTTCCTGACCGGACGGCCGGAATTCCTCGATCTCGGCCTCACCTATGCGCTGCTCAACTATGTCGGCATCTTCGCCGTGCTGAAATTCTTCCGGCACGGCTCGCTCGGCGCCGAAGCGGAGGCGGACCGGACGTGA
- the mnhG gene encoding monovalent cation/H(+) antiporter subunit G, translating into MIDLARDILAGLFLFAGAFFLIAGAIGMNRMPDLFTRMHAASVGDTLGVSLMLIGMVFLAGFTLVTLKLVFLLGFLLFMGPVASHALAAAALQAGVKPLLAGDSERKQSAKRGKPVSKGRKP; encoded by the coding sequence GTGATCGACCTCGCACGCGACATCCTGGCCGGCCTGTTCCTGTTCGCGGGCGCCTTCTTCCTGATCGCCGGCGCGATCGGCATGAACCGCATGCCGGATCTGTTCACGCGCATGCATGCGGCCTCGGTCGGCGACACGCTGGGCGTCAGCCTGATGCTGATCGGCATGGTGTTCCTCGCCGGCTTCACGCTGGTGACCCTGAAGCTCGTATTCCTGCTGGGCTTCCTTCTGTTCATGGGACCGGTCGCCTCGCACGCCCTGGCCGCCGCCGCGCTGCAGGCCGGCGTCAAGCCGCTGCTGGCCGGCGATAGCGAGAGGAAGCAGTCCGCCAAGCGCGGCAAGCCGGTTTCGAAGGGCCGCAAGCCATGA
- a CDS encoding DUF4040 domain-containing protein, which produces MIETTVTILLLLMLGAVTIGIVRVRGLFAAVVLLGVYSFLMATLFVVLDAVDVAMTEAAVGAGVSTVFFLGALSLTDTVEAPRKRRQIMPLFVAVVTAGALLWGLSDLPQFGSPEQPIHRDGADYLARSMPETGIANVVSAVLASYRGFDTLGETTVVFTAGIGILALLRRRRGEGKS; this is translated from the coding sequence ATGATCGAGACGACTGTCACCATCCTTCTCCTGTTGATGCTGGGCGCCGTCACGATCGGCATCGTCCGGGTGCGCGGGCTGTTCGCCGCCGTCGTGCTGCTCGGCGTCTACAGCTTCCTGATGGCCACGCTGTTCGTGGTGCTCGATGCGGTCGATGTTGCCATGACCGAGGCGGCGGTGGGCGCGGGTGTTTCGACGGTCTTCTTCCTGGGCGCGCTGTCGCTGACCGATACCGTCGAGGCGCCCCGCAAGCGCCGCCAGATCATGCCGCTCTTCGTGGCCGTGGTGACCGCCGGCGCCTTGCTCTGGGGCCTGAGTGACCTGCCGCAATTCGGCTCGCCCGAACAGCCAATCCATCGCGACGGCGCGGATTATCTCGCCCGCTCCATGCCGGAAACCGGCATCGCCAACGTGGTCAGCGCGGTGCTCGCCAGCTATCGCGGCTTTGATACGCTGGGCGAAACCACCGTCGTCTTCACGGCCGGCATCGGCATCCTAGCGTTGCTGCGGCGCCGGCGCGGCGAGGGGAAAAGCTGA
- a CDS encoding Na(+)/H(+) antiporter subunit B: MRLDVVLRVATKFMLAPLLLFALYVQFHGDYGPGGGFQAGVIAAAAIILYGLINGLGPAQKIVPVGLLEVLIPGGVLIYVAVGVAGMLLGDNFLDYNHLAHDSIHGQEWGVFLVEVGVFLTVFSTMIAIYYAFAGRRRS, from the coding sequence ATGCGGCTCGATGTCGTCCTTCGCGTCGCGACCAAGTTTATGCTGGCGCCGCTGCTGCTGTTCGCGCTCTACGTCCAGTTCCATGGCGACTACGGTCCGGGCGGCGGCTTCCAGGCCGGCGTCATCGCGGCGGCGGCGATCATCCTCTACGGCCTGATCAATGGGCTCGGCCCGGCGCAGAAGATCGTGCCGGTCGGGTTGCTGGAAGTGCTGATCCCGGGCGGCGTGCTGATCTATGTCGCGGTCGGCGTTGCCGGCATGCTGCTGGGCGACAATTTCCTCGACTACAACCATCTCGCCCATGACAGCATTCATGGCCAGGAATGGGGCGTCTTCCTCGTCGAGGTCGGCGTGTTCCTGACCGTCTTCTCGACCATGATCGCGATCTACTACGCCTTTGCCGGCCGGAGGCGTTCGTGA
- a CDS encoding cation:proton antiporter subunit C, translated as MIVHFSQIATVFLMVAGLYVVIARGNMVKKLIGLSLFQTSVYLLYILPGKVLGGTAPILDPAHTVYANPLPHVLILTAIVVGIATLALGLTLVVRIKEAYGTIEEDEILLRDGPEEASKLRVKRGKTPGTGRNAA; from the coding sequence GTGATCGTACATTTCAGCCAGATCGCCACTGTCTTCCTGATGGTCGCCGGGCTCTATGTGGTCATCGCGCGCGGCAACATGGTCAAGAAGCTGATCGGCCTGTCGCTGTTCCAGACCTCGGTCTACCTGCTCTACATCCTGCCCGGAAAGGTGCTGGGCGGCACCGCGCCGATCCTGGATCCGGCGCACACCGTCTACGCCAACCCGCTGCCGCATGTGCTGATCCTGACGGCGATCGTCGTCGGCATCGCCACGCTGGCGCTCGGCCTGACGCTGGTGGTGCGCATCAAGGAAGCCTACGGCACGATCGAGGAGGACGAGATCCTGCTCCGCGACGGACCGGAAGAGGCCTCGAAACTTCGGGTCAAGCGCGGCAAGACACCGGGCACGGGCAGGAACGCGGCATGA
- a CDS encoding monovalent cation/H+ antiporter subunit D family protein: MIAHNLPVLLILAPLIGAILAALSRNGFAAWLIALVASALAAAVALALLWRVQAEGVISYRIGGWAPELGIEYRIDAVNAFIVLLVGIIAVLTMIFARRSVLAEIIPERVAWFYTMMLLCITGLLGIAVTGDAFNAFVFLEISSLSTYTLIALGRDRRALVAAYQYLIVGTIGATFYVIGVGLIYLTTGTLNLGLIVERLADIESSRALIVAEAFIVVGIGLKLALFPLHAWLPNAYAYAPSSAAVLLASTATKVAIYLLARFLFTVFGGHVDVGSVPLGSILIGLSLAAMFLASAAAVVQNDIKRLLAFSSVGQIGYITLGLALANPTGLTGGLLHLFNHALMKGAAFMAMGAIVLRTGTAKLDELAGIGRAMPWTAAALTIAGLALIGVPGTSGFVSKYYLLLGALEAGHGWLAILIVASSFIAVLYVGRIVEVVWFREPALAAREASEAPLEMLLPMWALAGATIWLGVSAEGPAGLARAAADALLRVAP; the protein is encoded by the coding sequence ATGATCGCCCATAACCTGCCGGTCCTCCTGATCCTCGCGCCCCTGATCGGTGCGATCCTTGCGGCGCTGTCGCGCAACGGCTTCGCCGCCTGGCTGATCGCACTGGTCGCTTCGGCGCTGGCGGCGGCCGTCGCCCTCGCGCTGCTCTGGCGCGTGCAGGCTGAAGGCGTCATTTCCTACCGCATCGGCGGCTGGGCGCCGGAACTCGGCATCGAATATCGCATCGATGCGGTCAACGCCTTCATCGTCCTGCTGGTCGGCATCATCGCCGTGCTGACGATGATCTTCGCCCGTCGCAGCGTGCTGGCCGAGATCATCCCGGAGCGCGTCGCGTGGTTCTACACGATGATGCTGCTCTGCATCACCGGCCTGCTCGGCATCGCGGTGACGGGCGACGCCTTCAACGCCTTCGTCTTCCTCGAGATATCGTCGCTCTCGACCTATACGCTGATCGCGCTCGGCCGCGACCGCCGGGCGCTGGTTGCCGCCTACCAATATCTGATCGTCGGCACGATCGGCGCGACCTTCTATGTGATCGGCGTCGGTCTGATCTACCTGACCACCGGCACGCTCAATCTCGGCCTGATCGTCGAGCGCCTTGCGGATATCGAAAGCTCCCGCGCGCTGATCGTCGCCGAAGCCTTCATCGTCGTCGGCATCGGGCTGAAGCTGGCGCTGTTCCCGCTGCATGCGTGGCTTCCCAACGCCTATGCCTATGCGCCTTCCAGCGCCGCCGTGCTGCTGGCCTCGACGGCGACCAAGGTCGCGATCTATCTGCTGGCGCGCTTCCTGTTCACCGTGTTCGGCGGCCATGTCGATGTCGGTTCGGTCCCGCTTGGATCGATCCTGATCGGGCTGTCGCTGGCCGCGATGTTCCTCGCCTCGGCGGCCGCCGTCGTCCAGAACGATATCAAGCGCCTGCTTGCCTTCTCGTCTGTCGGCCAGATCGGCTACATCACGCTCGGCCTGGCGCTGGCCAATCCGACCGGGCTTACCGGCGGCCTGCTGCATCTCTTCAACCACGCGCTGATGAAGGGCGCCGCCTTCATGGCCATGGGCGCGATCGTGCTGCGCACCGGCACCGCCAAGCTGGACGAACTCGCGGGCATCGGCCGCGCCATGCCCTGGACCGCCGCGGCGCTGACGATAGCCGGTCTCGCGCTGATCGGGGTTCCCGGCACCAGCGGCTTCGTCTCGAAATACTATCTCCTTCTCGGCGCGCTGGAGGCAGGCCATGGCTGGCTGGCGATCCTGATCGTCGCGAGTTCCTTCATCGCCGTGCTCTATGTCGGCCGCATCGTCGAGGTCGTCTGGTTCCGCGAGCCGGCGCTGGCCGCTCGCGAAGCCAGCGAGGCACCGCTCGAAATGCTGCTCCCAATGTGGGCCCTCGCCGGCGCCACGATCTGGCTCGGTGTCAGCGCCGAGGGACCCGCGGGTCTCGCGCGCGCCGCGGCCGACGCGCTGCTCCGGGTGGCGCCATGA